In Vicingus serpentipes, the following are encoded in one genomic region:
- a CDS encoding cell division ATP-binding protein FtsE — protein sequence MIIEMQGVNIFQQKNLVLKDVNIKIKAGEFVYLIGKTGSGKSSLLKTLYGDLPLIEGVANVVDFNLGTIKRRKIPFLRRKLGIVFQDFQLLSDRSVNDNLLFVLKATGWKKKNEIEDRIKEVLTNVGLENKGFKFPHELSGGEQQRVVIARALLNEPDLILADEPTGNLDPETSEEIMKLLFDISKKGKAILMATHDFHLMGKFPTRTIKCENSSVVEVEGVMNQSTPFNAITKSEEERSEGHNL from the coding sequence ATGATAATAGAAATGCAAGGGGTGAATATTTTTCAGCAAAAAAACTTAGTGCTGAAAGATGTAAACATTAAGATTAAAGCTGGAGAGTTCGTTTATTTAATTGGTAAAACAGGTTCGGGGAAAAGTAGTTTATTGAAAACACTGTATGGTGATCTGCCTTTGATTGAAGGGGTAGCAAATGTTGTAGATTTTAACTTGGGTACAATTAAAAGAAGAAAAATTCCTTTTTTGAGACGTAAACTTGGAATTGTGTTTCAGGATTTTCAATTATTATCTGATAGAAGTGTGAATGATAATTTATTGTTTGTACTTAAAGCAACTGGCTGGAAAAAAAAGAATGAGATTGAAGATAGAATTAAAGAAGTACTTACTAATGTTGGATTAGAAAACAAAGGGTTTAAGTTTCCACATGAGTTATCTGGAGGTGAGCAACAACGTGTAGTTATAGCAAGAGCATTGTTGAATGAACCTGATTTAATTTTAGCAGATGAACCAACAGGTAATTTAGATCCAGAAACATCTGAAGAAATAATGAAGCTGTTGTTTGATATAAGTAAAAAAGGAAAAGCTATTTTAATGGCAACTCACGATTTTCATTTGATGGGTAAATTTCCTACACGAACAATTAAATGTGAAAATAGCTCAGTAGTTGAAGTTGAAGGAGTGATGAACCAGTCAACTCCCTTTAATGCAATAACTAAATCTGAAGAAGAAAGATCAGAGGGTCATAACTTGTAA
- a CDS encoding tetratricopeptide repeat protein: protein MNKYKVKDLTLRIKYLILVLIVNSVSSIALFAQKTTIYTHEISTYNSASELFDKEKYSAAQDKFADVLKTISDKKSEVAVNAKYYHALCGLRLFNTDAENLFIEFINEYPESPKVKLAYFYLGTYHFRGKKYDEALAWFAKIDAYDLSPEELAEYHFKKGYSYFINESYDEASKEFYEIKDVDNKYAAPAKYYYAHVAYLQQKYESSLETFLQLNSNPKFSPITPYYITQIYYLQKKYDKLIEYAPALLDTAIPNRTPEIARLIGESYYRSNKFNEAIPYLKRYQKEKPYEASRADQYQLGYALYKADSCDQAIEWFKKSINENDSISQTAHYHLAECYLKLNNKQFARSSFRAASQADFDPQIKEDALFSFAKISYELSFHPFNDAIKAFEEYINTYPNSKKLSSAYEYLVAVYYTTKNYKAAIQSLENIKTLDNSLQEAYQKIAHYRGIELFNNRQYEEAISYFDKSDKYLLNPKIKAENIYWRAESFYRLNNFSEAIGRYKKFIYEPEAIGTENLNKAYYHIGYAYFELKEYSNAKTWFRKYNENTTNIKSSKIKNDALNRTADCFFMEQDYKAAIEYYDKATMIGVHQIDYSLYQSAIANGVVGNYKEKANLLETLINQKQNSHLLDDAIYELAEVQLLQNNNDKALENFKKIKNNHPTSPYVSKSLVKEGLIYYNKKDDNNALIVFKEVVKTYPNTDESKESLEKIKKIYIDQGDLATYETYLGTVGSTDAAALILDADYYEVAENSYMGGNCDRAVSGFAKYLEKYPKGTYALNAHFYKATCEYKSGFNNEALIDYNYVIQAQKNNFSENALLAAAKINLELGKTDDALNNYNQLEYLADNPENVFKAQVEQMRLNYQFNNIDATIKYCEIVINKDIDDANLITETHLIYAKALLALDNYNKALKEFTTASMSPNKFGAEAKYNVAHILYLRGEYDNCEAEIFSLIKKFPGYDYWMGKSLILLADNYVSKEDLFQAKVTFQNIIDNSKYPELVNIATEKLNIIKEQEASKRVAEQPEEVELNFGNELDIEKLFSDPEPPIEEEEIPLPKQNKEEKIIEEKDSLESEPKEKNIDEEGKGDE, encoded by the coding sequence ATGAATAAATATAAAGTAAAGGATTTGACTTTGAGGATAAAATATTTAATACTCGTTTTAATTGTTAATAGCGTATCGAGCATTGCTCTTTTTGCTCAAAAAACTACAATTTACACTCATGAAATAAGCACTTACAATAGTGCTTCTGAGCTTTTCGATAAAGAAAAGTATAGTGCTGCTCAAGATAAATTTGCTGATGTTTTAAAAACGATTTCTGATAAAAAATCGGAAGTTGCTGTAAATGCAAAATACTATCATGCACTTTGCGGTTTAAGATTATTTAATACCGATGCCGAAAACTTATTTATTGAATTTATCAATGAATATCCTGAAAGCCCTAAAGTTAAATTAGCTTATTTTTATTTAGGCACTTACCATTTTAGAGGAAAAAAATACGATGAAGCTTTAGCTTGGTTTGCGAAAATTGATGCTTACGATTTATCTCCTGAAGAATTAGCTGAATACCATTTTAAGAAAGGATATAGTTATTTCATTAATGAAAGTTATGATGAAGCATCTAAAGAGTTTTACGAAATAAAAGATGTAGATAACAAATATGCTGCTCCTGCTAAATATTACTATGCCCATGTTGCCTATTTACAGCAGAAATATGAATCTTCTTTAGAAACATTTTTACAATTAAATAGCAATCCAAAATTTTCTCCAATTACTCCGTACTACATTACTCAAATCTATTATTTACAAAAGAAATACGATAAATTAATCGAATATGCACCTGCTTTACTTGATACTGCAATTCCAAATCGGACTCCAGAAATTGCTCGTTTAATCGGAGAATCTTATTATCGATCAAATAAATTTAATGAAGCAATCCCATACTTAAAACGATACCAAAAAGAGAAACCTTACGAAGCTTCAAGAGCAGATCAATATCAGTTAGGTTATGCTTTATATAAAGCTGATAGTTGCGATCAAGCAATTGAATGGTTTAAAAAATCGATTAATGAAAATGATAGTATTTCACAAACTGCTCATTACCACTTAGCAGAATGTTATTTAAAACTTAACAACAAACAATTTGCAAGAAGCTCTTTCCGTGCTGCATCTCAAGCAGATTTTGATCCTCAAATTAAGGAAGATGCACTTTTTAGTTTTGCTAAAATTTCTTACGAATTATCATTTCACCCATTTAATGATGCAATTAAAGCTTTTGAAGAATACATTAATACCTACCCTAACTCAAAAAAATTAAGCAGTGCTTATGAATATTTAGTTGCTGTTTATTATACTACAAAAAATTACAAAGCAGCAATTCAATCATTAGAAAACATTAAAACCCTTGATAATAGTTTACAAGAAGCATATCAAAAAATAGCTCACTACAGAGGTATTGAACTGTTTAATAACAGACAATATGAAGAAGCTATTTCATATTTTGACAAATCAGACAAATATCTTCTCAACCCTAAAATTAAAGCAGAAAATATTTATTGGAGAGCTGAATCTTTTTACCGATTAAATAATTTTAGTGAAGCAATAGGTAGGTATAAAAAATTTATTTACGAACCTGAAGCTATTGGAACTGAAAACCTAAATAAAGCATACTACCATATTGGTTACGCTTACTTTGAATTAAAAGAATATAGCAATGCTAAAACTTGGTTTAGAAAATATAATGAAAACACAACAAACATTAAATCGTCAAAAATTAAAAACGACGCATTAAACAGAACTGCCGATTGCTTCTTTATGGAACAAGATTACAAAGCTGCTATTGAATATTACGACAAAGCAACTATGATTGGTGTTCATCAAATTGATTATTCTTTATACCAAAGTGCAATTGCGAATGGAGTTGTTGGTAACTACAAAGAAAAAGCAAATTTGTTGGAGACTTTGATAAACCAAAAACAAAATAGTCATTTATTAGATGATGCCATTTATGAACTTGCCGAAGTTCAATTACTGCAAAACAATAATGACAAAGCTTTAGAAAACTTTAAAAAGATTAAAAATAATCATCCAACGAGTCCTTATGTAAGTAAATCACTAGTTAAAGAAGGATTGATTTATTACAACAAAAAAGATGACAACAATGCACTCATTGTATTTAAAGAAGTGGTTAAAACTTACCCAAATACGGATGAGTCTAAAGAATCATTAGAAAAAATTAAAAAAATATACATAGACCAAGGCGATTTAGCTACTTACGAAACTTATTTAGGAACAGTTGGTTCTACTGATGCTGCAGCATTAATTTTAGATGCAGACTATTACGAAGTAGCAGAGAATAGCTACATGGGTGGAAATTGTGATAGAGCTGTGTCTGGGTTTGCAAAATACTTAGAAAAATACCCTAAAGGAACTTATGCTTTAAATGCACATTTTTATAAAGCTACATGTGAGTATAAGTCAGGATTCAACAATGAAGCTTTAATTGATTATAACTACGTAATCCAAGCACAAAAGAATAATTTTTCAGAAAATGCTTTATTAGCTGCTGCAAAAATAAATCTGGAATTGGGTAAAACTGATGATGCATTAAATAACTATAACCAATTAGAATATTTGGCTGACAACCCAGAAAATGTATTTAAGGCTCAAGTAGAGCAAATGCGATTAAATTACCAATTCAATAACATTGATGCTACTATAAAATACTGTGAAATTGTAATTAATAAAGACATAGATGATGCTAACTTAATTACAGAAACTCACTTAATTTATGCGAAAGCTTTATTAGCTCTAGACAATTACAATAAAGCTTTAAAAGAATTTACAACCGCTTCAATGTCACCTAATAAATTTGGTGCAGAGGCGAAATACAATGTTGCTCATATTTTATATTTAAGAGGTGAATACGATAATTGCGAAGCTGAAATTTTTAGCCTAATCAAGAAATTTCCTGGTTATGATTATTGGATGGGCAAATCCTTAATTCTTCTTGCTGATAACTATGTTTCTAAAGAAGATTTATTTCAAGCTAAAGTTACTTTCCAAAATATAATAGACAATAGTAAATACCCTGAACTAGTAAATATTGCTACAGAAAAACTAAATATTATAAAAGAACAAGAAGCTTCTAAAAGAGTAGCAGAACAGCCAGAAGAAGTTGAGCTAAATTTTGGCAATGAATTAGACATTGAAAAACTCTTTAGTGACCCAGAACCTCCTATAGAGGAAGAAGAAATTCCACTACCTAAACAAAATAAAGAAGAAAAAATAATTGAAGAAAAAGATAGTTTAGAAAGCGAACCTAAAGAAAAAAACATAGATGAGGAGGGTAAAGGAGATGAATAA
- a CDS encoding TonB-dependent receptor → MTYKKLITSMLFIIPCLLGFNQSIAQTPLDTTTIVTVKPFSPTLSDAIKIKDNPSIQDTDKIVPTLKYSFMNKQVPVAFEVNEIKPAKIKGEPLVKLYSGYGKLGFGSNKTPLAELYYNAKRSKNFSYGFYGNHLSSSGISGIDYSDFSDNHISLFGKRFLKDFTLYAKFDYDRNVIHYYGFPESSTADINDKDLLRQRFNKFSGTASLTRNFTDSAQFDYNFDINYHHIVDLLDVKENNVNLSGSLSKFHKSELYAIDVETNFNKLNNSLNQNNTMIVGLKPHIKTTADKWQFKVGLGLYINKMDKTKFHFYPEAEFKYDVVQQIIIPYVGITGGVTPNNLNSFYTENPFINTTTIGIANTNQKYNIYAGIRGSISNHLTFNTSFSKQKLETLPLYVKDVNNVLENQFTVIYDTIALTKISGELAYQKLEKLKIILAGDYYGYTPENEIKTWHRPDLKISLNGIYDLSDKIIVKADFFFINKQFAKVYTTFTDASNQIITTPEAIELKGIFDANLGLEYRYTKKLSAFIQFNNIAAAKYQKWQDYRIQRFNVLGGLTYSF, encoded by the coding sequence ATGACATATAAAAAACTAATTACAAGCATGCTTTTTATTATTCCTTGCTTATTAGGTTTTAATCAAAGTATTGCTCAAACTCCATTAGATACTACAACTATTGTTACCGTAAAACCTTTTAGTCCAACATTATCAGATGCTATAAAAATAAAAGATAATCCTAGTATCCAAGACACCGATAAAATTGTACCTACGCTAAAATATAGTTTCATGAACAAGCAAGTTCCTGTAGCTTTTGAAGTAAATGAGATTAAACCTGCAAAAATTAAAGGAGAACCTTTAGTGAAATTGTATAGTGGTTATGGAAAATTAGGCTTTGGTAGCAACAAAACACCTTTAGCAGAATTATATTATAATGCCAAACGATCTAAAAATTTCTCTTACGGCTTTTATGGCAATCATTTAAGTTCCTCTGGTATCTCAGGAATTGATTATAGTGATTTCAGCGATAACCATATCAGTTTATTTGGCAAACGTTTTTTAAAAGATTTTACGCTTTATGCCAAATTTGATTACGATAGAAATGTAATTCATTATTATGGGTTCCCAGAAAGTTCAACTGCCGATATTAACGACAAAGATTTATTAAGGCAACGTTTCAATAAGTTTAGCGGTACTGCAAGTTTAACTAGAAACTTTACCGATTCAGCTCAATTTGATTATAACTTCGATATTAATTATCATCATATAGTTGATTTGTTGGATGTTAAAGAAAACAATGTTAACCTTTCTGGTAGCTTAAGCAAATTCCATAAAAGTGAGTTGTATGCTATTGATGTTGAAACAAATTTTAACAAACTCAACAACAGCTTAAACCAAAATAATACAATGATAGTTGGTTTAAAACCTCACATTAAAACTACAGCTGACAAATGGCAATTTAAAGTTGGGTTGGGATTATACATTAATAAAATGGATAAAACTAAATTCCATTTTTATCCAGAAGCAGAATTTAAATATGATGTTGTACAACAAATTATTATACCTTATGTTGGAATAACAGGAGGTGTAACACCAAATAACTTAAACAGTTTTTATACAGAAAATCCATTTATAAACACAACAACTATAGGAATAGCAAACACAAATCAAAAGTACAATATCTATGCTGGTATTAGAGGTAGTATTAGCAATCACCTAACTTTTAATACTAGTTTTAGCAAGCAAAAATTAGAAACACTTCCACTTTATGTAAAAGATGTAAATAATGTATTAGAAAATCAGTTTACAGTAATTTACGACACTATTGCATTAACTAAAATTAGTGGTGAGTTAGCTTATCAAAAATTAGAAAAACTTAAAATCATATTAGCAGGTGATTATTATGGATACACTCCTGAAAATGAAATTAAAACATGGCACAGACCAGATTTAAAAATTAGCTTAAATGGTATTTATGATTTGAGTGATAAAATTATTGTAAAAGCAGATTTTTTCTTTATAAACAAACAATTTGCAAAGGTTTACACAACATTTACCGATGCTAGCAATCAAATTATTACAACTCCAGAAGCTATTGAATTAAAAGGAATTTTTGATGCTAACTTAGGTTTAGAATATCGTTACACTAAAAAACTATCGGCATTTATTCAGTTTAACAATATTGCAGCAGCCAAATACCAAAAATGGCAAGATTACCGTATTCAACGATTTAATGTATTGGGTGGGTTGACTTATTCTTTTTAA
- a CDS encoding deoxycytidylate deaminase, giving the protein MQEYSKEKQLRYDQAYLKMALEWAKLSHCTRKKVGALIVKDRMIVSDGYNGTPTGFDNCCENDLGETHWYVLHAEANAILKVAKSTHEINGATLYITLSPCKECSKLIVQSGIKRVVYCMGYKDNSGLSFLEDSGIEVCQIETLD; this is encoded by the coding sequence ATGCAAGAATACAGCAAAGAAAAACAATTACGTTACGATCAAGCTTATTTGAAAATGGCCTTAGAATGGGCTAAACTATCACATTGTACACGTAAAAAAGTTGGTGCTTTAATTGTAAAAGATCGTATGATTGTATCTGATGGATACAACGGAACTCCAACAGGGTTTGACAATTGTTGCGAAAACGATTTGGGAGAAACACATTGGTATGTTTTGCATGCTGAAGCTAATGCGATTTTGAAAGTAGCAAAATCTACCCACGAAATTAATGGAGCAACTTTATACATAACCCTTTCTCCATGTAAAGAGTGTAGTAAATTAATTGTACAGTCAGGTATAAAAAGAGTCGTTTATTGCATGGGCTACAAAGATAATTCAGGATTATCATTCTTAGAAGATTCAGGAATTGAAGTGTGCCAAATTGAAACCTTAGACTAA
- a CDS encoding S41 family peptidase: protein MKNNRNLFFYLLPLTFAVCIVIGIYLGAYLSKSSTEKTKIFPSSIRFNTANKLNEILNFVEDTYVDSVDKEAITESSIATILSKLDPHSYYIPATDFNGMNDPLEGNFEGIGIEFRIIEDTVMVISAIPNGPSEKLGIEAGDRIVKVDTSEIAGNGITNENVIKLLKGPKGTKVKVTIIRKGIKKKLTFDIVRDEIPIFSIDAPYLINESTGYIRITRFAKTTYNEFLEATKNLKEDGMENLIIDLRGNGGGVLFAATDIADELLMKNKMIVYTEGRVRNKKEYFSTKKGILKHIKVSILINENSASASEILAGAIQDNDRGTIIGRRSFGKGLVQEQVMWPDGSALRLTVARYYTPTGRCIQKPYTDDMESYNMESYNRYLNGELLSSDSIHFPDSLKYFTPEGKIVYGGGGIMPDIFVPLDTAGNTPYFYEMRYRGILQSFSLNYVDNQRHKLKEKYKDALTFKEKFKVDDNLFNSVIKYAEANELPRNLKEIHESKKLIIESLKGFISKDLWGNFGYYVIVNENDKTIQKAISEFNKK from the coding sequence ATGAAAAACAATAGAAATCTTTTTTTTTACTTACTCCCTTTAACTTTTGCTGTTTGCATTGTTATTGGAATTTATTTAGGGGCTTATTTATCTAAAAGTTCAACTGAAAAAACAAAGATATTTCCAAGCAGCATTCGATTTAACACCGCTAACAAACTAAATGAAATATTAAATTTTGTTGAAGATACTTATGTTGATTCGGTAGACAAAGAAGCTATTACAGAAAGTTCAATTGCAACCATCTTATCAAAATTAGATCCTCACTCCTACTATATTCCCGCTACAGATTTCAACGGAATGAACGACCCTTTGGAAGGTAATTTTGAAGGTATAGGCATTGAGTTTAGAATTATTGAAGATACCGTTATGGTTATTTCTGCAATTCCAAACGGACCTTCAGAAAAATTAGGTATAGAAGCAGGTGATAGAATTGTAAAAGTTGATACTTCTGAAATTGCGGGTAATGGAATTACAAACGAGAATGTAATCAAACTCTTAAAAGGTCCAAAAGGAACAAAAGTTAAAGTTACTATTATCCGTAAAGGAATAAAGAAAAAATTAACCTTTGACATTGTAAGGGATGAAATTCCAATTTTTAGCATTGATGCTCCATACTTAATTAACGAGAGTACTGGTTACATAAGAATAACACGTTTTGCCAAAACTACTTACAATGAATTTTTAGAAGCCACTAAAAACTTAAAAGAAGATGGGATGGAAAATCTAATAATAGATTTAAGAGGCAACGGTGGGGGTGTTTTATTTGCAGCAACTGATATCGCAGATGAATTATTGATGAAAAACAAAATGATTGTTTATACCGAAGGTAGAGTGAGAAACAAAAAAGAATACTTCTCTACTAAAAAAGGCATTTTAAAACACATCAAAGTGTCTATCTTAATAAACGAAAATTCAGCATCTGCAAGTGAAATTTTAGCAGGAGCTATTCAAGATAACGACAGAGGAACAATAATTGGTCGTCGTTCATTTGGTAAAGGATTAGTTCAAGAACAAGTAATGTGGCCAGATGGTTCTGCATTAAGGTTAACTGTGGCTAGATATTATACACCAACCGGAAGGTGTATTCAAAAACCATATACTGATGACATGGAAAGTTATAACATGGAGTCTTACAACCGTTATTTAAATGGAGAGTTATTAAGTTCAGATAGCATTCATTTTCCAGATTCATTAAAATACTTCACTCCTGAAGGAAAAATAGTATATGGCGGAGGTGGTATAATGCCTGATATTTTTGTACCACTAGATACAGCTGGCAACACTCCTTATTTTTATGAAATGAGGTACCGAGGAATTTTACAGAGCTTTTCTTTAAACTATGTTGACAACCAAAGACATAAACTAAAAGAAAAATACAAAGACGCATTAACTTTTAAAGAAAAATTTAAGGTTGATGACAACCTATTTAATAGTGTAATTAAATACGCTGAAGCAAATGAATTACCTCGAAATCTAAAAGAAATTCATGAATCTAAAAAACTGATAATAGAAAGCTTAAAAGGTTTTATTAGTAAGGACTTATGGGGTAATTTTGGTTATTACGTTATTGTTAACGAAAATGACAAAACCATTCAAAAAGCAATTTCTGAATTCAATAAAAAATGA
- a CDS encoding 3'-5' exonuclease: MLENVNLEKVLFLDIETVSQAKNYDELPEAIRFHWENKSDKIEKEGESAFDTYNRAGIYAEFGKIVCISVGYIKIEHGDKNLRIKSFFNHDEKILLSNFFEVLNQHFNSPQHLLCAHNGKEFDFPYIARRALINGLKIPQILDLAGKKPWEVNHLDTLHLWKFGDYKNYTSLSLLTTIFNIPTPKDDIDGSMVNEVYWKDNNLERIAIYCQKDVVALTQLFLRFKNEPLITESNIIIN, translated from the coding sequence ATGTTAGAAAATGTGAATTTAGAAAAGGTTTTGTTTTTAGATATCGAAACTGTATCTCAAGCTAAAAATTATGACGAGTTACCTGAAGCTATTCGCTTTCATTGGGAAAACAAGTCTGACAAAATAGAGAAAGAAGGTGAGTCGGCTTTTGACACTTATAATAGGGCTGGAATATATGCTGAATTTGGTAAAATTGTGTGTATTTCGGTTGGATACATTAAGATTGAACATGGGGATAAAAATTTGAGAATAAAATCATTTTTTAATCATGATGAAAAGATTTTACTTTCTAATTTTTTTGAAGTTTTAAATCAACATTTCAATAGTCCTCAACATCTTTTATGCGCTCATAATGGCAAAGAGTTTGATTTCCCTTACATTGCTCGTAGAGCATTAATTAATGGTTTAAAAATTCCTCAAATTTTAGATTTAGCTGGAAAAAAACCATGGGAAGTAAATCATCTAGACACCCTACATTTATGGAAGTTTGGTGATTATAAAAACTATACATCTCTAAGTCTTTTAACTACAATTTTTAATATTCCCACACCTAAAGACGATATTGATGGAAGTATGGTAAATGAGGTGTATTGGAAAGACAACAATTTAGAGCGAATAGCAATTTATTGCCAGAAAGATGTTGTTGCTCTTACTCAATTATTTTTACGATTTAAAAATGAACCTTTAATTACTGAAAGCAACATTATAATCAATTGA
- a CDS encoding ABC transporter ATP-binding protein: MEDRTLLEIKNLVTEFRTEDETVKAVNDVSFTLNKGETIGIVGESGSGKSVTSLSAMRLIPNPPGRIASGEMLFHSKDGIIDLAKVSEKEMRTLRGNEIAMIFQEPMTSLNPVYTCGDQVAETILLHQKVSKKEAKERTIDLFKQVQLPRPDVIFDTYPHQISGGQKQRVMIAMAMSCNPSILIADEPTTALDVTVQKTILELMNELQIKHDMGIMFITHDLGVIAELADKVVVMYKGKLVEQGTVLDIFTNPQHPYTKGLLACRPPLNKRLEWLPTVSDFMTVDSDGVMHETNKSVEEVTNSLIISPEQTAKQHEKLYAQEPVLQIKNLKTYFPINKGIFGKPKDYVKAVNDVTFDVYPGETLGLVGESGCGKTTLGRTILKLVEPTSGQIIFEGNDLTHLGSKEMREYRKKLQIIFQDPYSSLNPRITIGEAIMEPMRVHGVYDNDEERKARVMELLRRVNLPEQHFYRYPHEFSGGQRQRICIARSLALNPKFIICDESVSALDVSVQAQVLNLLNELKAEFGFTYIFISHDLSVVKFMSDRMIVMNQGEIVEMGLADEIYANPKTDYTKKLIGAIPKGELADIKASIAKKKGLTEVVV; the protein is encoded by the coding sequence ATGGAAGACAGAACACTTTTAGAGATTAAAAACTTAGTTACCGAATTCCGTACGGAAGACGAAACAGTAAAAGCAGTAAATGATGTTTCATTTACACTTAACAAAGGTGAAACCATTGGAATTGTTGGAGAATCAGGTTCAGGAAAATCTGTTACGTCTTTATCAGCTATGCGTTTAATTCCTAATCCTCCAGGAAGAATAGCTTCAGGAGAAATGTTATTCCACTCAAAAGATGGTATAATTGATTTAGCCAAAGTATCAGAAAAAGAAATGAGAACATTAAGGGGGAATGAAATAGCAATGATATTTCAAGAGCCTATGACCTCATTAAACCCTGTTTACACTTGTGGTGATCAGGTTGCCGAAACAATTTTACTTCACCAAAAAGTGAGTAAAAAAGAAGCAAAAGAAAGAACAATAGATCTTTTTAAACAAGTTCAATTACCTCGTCCAGATGTAATTTTTGATACTTACCCTCACCAAATATCTGGTGGACAAAAGCAAAGAGTAATGATTGCAATGGCTATGTCTTGCAATCCATCTATACTAATTGCCGATGAACCAACAACTGCATTAGATGTAACCGTTCAAAAAACCATTTTGGAATTGATGAACGAATTGCAAATTAAACACGACATGGGTATTATGTTTATTACTCACGATTTAGGAGTGATTGCAGAATTGGCAGACAAAGTTGTGGTAATGTACAAAGGTAAATTAGTTGAACAAGGTACTGTTTTAGATATTTTCACTAACCCTCAACACCCTTACACTAAAGGATTATTAGCTTGTCGTCCTCCATTAAACAAACGATTAGAATGGTTACCAACAGTGTCTGATTTCATGACCGTGGATAGCGATGGAGTAATGCATGAGACAAATAAATCTGTAGAGGAAGTAACCAATAGCTTAATTATTTCTCCAGAACAAACAGCTAAACAACACGAAAAACTATATGCACAAGAGCCTGTGCTTCAAATCAAAAATTTAAAGACATACTTCCCAATTAACAAAGGTATCTTTGGAAAACCAAAAGACTATGTTAAAGCGGTTAATGATGTAACTTTCGATGTCTACCCAGGTGAAACTCTAGGATTAGTTGGTGAATCTGGTTGTGGTAAAACAACCTTAGGAAGAACTATACTAAAATTAGTTGAACCTACATCAGGTCAAATAATATTTGAAGGTAACGATCTTACTCATTTAGGTTCTAAAGAAATGAGAGAGTACCGTAAAAAATTACAAATCATTTTCCAAGATCCATACTCGTCATTAAACCCTAGAATTACGATTGGAGAAGCCATTATGGAACCTATGCGTGTTCATGGTGTTTACGATAATGATGAAGAACGTAAAGCACGTGTAATGGAATTACTTAGAAGAGTAAATTTACCTGAGCAACATTTCTATAGATATCCACATGAGTTTTCTGGTGGACAACGTCAACGTATTTGTATAGCTCGTTCTTTAGCCTTAAACCCTAAATTTATTATTTGCGACGAATCTGTTTCTGCCTTAGATGTATCAGTGCAAGCTCAAGTTTTAAATCTATTAAATGAGTTAAAAGCAGAATTTGGCTTCACTTATATTTTTATTTCTCATGATTTATCAGTTGTTAAATTTATGAGTGATAGAATGATTGTGATGAACCAAGGAGAAATTGTAGAAATGGGCTTAGCCGATGAAATTTATGCAAATCCAAAAACCGATTACACTAAAAAACTGATTGGAGCAATTCCTAAAGGTGAATTAGCTGACATTAAAGCTTCAATTGCTAAAAAAAAAGGGTTAACGGAAGTGGTAGTATAA